In Desulfomonile tiedjei DSM 6799, a genomic segment contains:
- a CDS encoding xanthine dehydrogenase family protein molybdopterin-binding subunit encodes MSEFRVVGKSLPQIDALQKAIGETRYVSDITLPRMLYGRILRSPYPHARIRNIDVSRAEALPGVKSVITYADTPAVRFGPRSEDWTILANTKAIFEGDEIAAVAAVDEDVAEEALELITVDYEPIPGVFDPLDAMAPDAPLVHDDKPGNIAAEFSIQAGDVDDALKRSHFVYEARYFTNQVYQAYLEPMGAVAQTDISGRLTLWVGTQIPNMMRMSYAKALSMAPEDIRIVVPDYGGAFGAKMENNSHLVAAVLARKSGRPVKVINPRQDDFLAGNPRVPMYIDIKLGVDSDGILTGKDVKIVGGNGARTVYGPAIVSTACYRVDSLYRFKHVRAKGYTVYTNTIPTGCFRGFGNSQSTFALESSLDAIAEELSMDPIELRMKNAIGPNEVSVHGWKIGSNGLRECMTRAAESAQWSEKRSQKKPFRGIGLACCNHVSGNRAFAREFDGGSGIIRVGRDGRVTLYHGESDMGQGQKTAFAQIAAEKLGISLEQIEVAVVDTDVSPFGLGSFATRGTTIGGNGVLSAATEAFRQLAGVAADMLEANEDDIVAANGKFFVKGSPEKYILFKEVANQASTSRGGAPLIAVGSYIPPTQLPDPVTKYGNISPAYPFGCHIAEVEVDPETGEITVVNFVAAHDVGRAINPMATEGQIEGGVVQGLGWTLMEKMVVENGHLVNPSFLDYEIPGPLDVPKITPLLIESIEPEGPYGAKGIGEPALNPSMAAITNAIYNATGVRILALPVTAEKLLSELHKLSANK; translated from the coding sequence ATGTCTGAATTCAGAGTTGTCGGCAAGTCGCTTCCCCAGATTGACGCTCTTCAAAAAGCCATCGGTGAAACAAGGTACGTCTCGGACATCACATTACCGAGGATGCTATACGGTCGTATTCTTCGTAGCCCTTATCCCCACGCTCGGATCCGAAATATTGACGTGTCTCGGGCTGAAGCGCTTCCTGGCGTAAAATCTGTCATCACCTATGCTGACACGCCCGCAGTAAGATTTGGCCCGCGATCCGAAGACTGGACGATCCTGGCGAATACCAAAGCGATCTTCGAAGGTGATGAAATAGCCGCTGTGGCCGCTGTTGACGAAGATGTCGCCGAAGAAGCTTTGGAGCTCATCACGGTTGATTACGAACCGATTCCCGGCGTTTTCGATCCTCTGGATGCGATGGCTCCAGATGCTCCTCTTGTTCACGACGACAAACCCGGAAACATTGCCGCTGAGTTTTCCATTCAGGCAGGTGATGTGGACGATGCTCTCAAGCGTTCTCATTTCGTTTATGAGGCACGCTACTTCACCAACCAGGTGTACCAGGCATACCTGGAACCTATGGGAGCTGTCGCTCAAACAGATATATCAGGGCGTCTTACGCTGTGGGTCGGCACCCAGATCCCCAACATGATGCGGATGAGCTATGCCAAAGCTTTGAGTATGGCTCCGGAAGACATTCGCATTGTCGTGCCGGATTATGGCGGAGCTTTCGGCGCCAAAATGGAAAACAATTCACATCTGGTGGCTGCTGTTCTCGCCAGGAAATCCGGACGACCTGTTAAGGTGATCAATCCCCGCCAGGATGATTTCCTCGCCGGAAATCCCCGTGTCCCCATGTATATCGACATAAAGCTGGGGGTGGATTCCGACGGTATTCTCACCGGTAAAGACGTCAAAATTGTCGGTGGAAACGGCGCCCGCACCGTGTATGGGCCTGCCATTGTCTCCACCGCGTGCTATCGAGTCGATTCACTTTATCGTTTCAAGCACGTCCGGGCCAAAGGCTACACCGTCTATACGAACACGATTCCCACTGGCTGTTTCAGGGGTTTCGGTAATTCTCAATCAACATTCGCTTTGGAATCTTCGCTGGACGCGATCGCAGAAGAATTGAGCATGGATCCCATCGAGCTGCGGATGAAGAATGCGATAGGCCCGAATGAAGTAAGCGTCCATGGCTGGAAAATAGGGAGTAACGGCCTCCGAGAATGCATGACGAGAGCAGCGGAAAGCGCACAATGGTCCGAAAAACGGTCCCAAAAGAAACCTTTCAGAGGCATTGGCCTTGCATGCTGTAATCACGTGTCAGGAAACAGGGCTTTTGCCAGAGAATTCGATGGAGGCTCAGGAATCATCCGAGTGGGACGTGACGGCCGAGTCACCCTTTATCATGGCGAGTCCGATATGGGGCAAGGTCAAAAGACTGCATTCGCTCAGATCGCTGCTGAAAAACTCGGCATCTCTCTTGAGCAAATCGAAGTCGCCGTTGTCGATACCGACGTATCTCCTTTCGGGCTGGGAAGCTTCGCCACCAGAGGGACTACCATCGGCGGTAATGGCGTGCTCTCTGCCGCAACGGAAGCTTTTCGTCAATTGGCGGGCGTCGCCGCGGACATGTTGGAGGCCAACGAGGACGACATTGTCGCTGCGAACGGTAAGTTCTTCGTCAAGGGGTCACCCGAAAAATACATTTTGTTCAAGGAAGTGGCAAATCAGGCATCGACGAGTAGAGGAGGGGCGCCTCTGATTGCAGTAGGCAGTTACATTCCCCCGACGCAACTTCCCGACCCCGTAACAAAATACGGCAATATATCGCCTGCTTACCCCTTTGGGTGCCACATCGCCGAAGTTGAAGTCGATCCGGAGACAGGGGAGATAACCGTGGTGAACTTTGTGGCAGCCCACGATGTAGGTAGAGCCATCAATCCTATGGCAACAGAGGGACAGATCGAAGGTGGTGTGGTTCAGGGACTGGGTTGGACGTTAATGGAGAAGATGGTGGTAGAAAACGGCCATCTTGTTAACCCGAGCTTTCTTGACTACGAAATACCAGGCCCTCTCGATGTCCCTAAAATAACTCCTTTACTGATTGAGTCCATTGAACCCGAAGGACCTTACGGTGCCAAGGGAATAGGGGAACCGGCGCTCAACCCGAGCATGGCTGCCATAACCAATGCCATTTATAATGCCACCGGCGTGCGCATTCTCGCTCTTCCGGTCACTGCGGAAAAGTTGCTAAGCGAGTTGCACAAGCTAAGTGCGAATAAGTGA
- a CDS encoding TRAP transporter substrate-binding protein, translating to MRRRCVVVLAVCAAVTMLLALMVGPVSAADKTFKWRMQTYASSGTPGFQSQKIALEHLKKATNGRLDVTLFGVGTLVGLSEMLEAIGKRNFEVGHNVDAFFAGKDPGFAPIFSAIGLWTDPREVRVWIEAFGGKELMKKAYAKYNVHYAGSTLIGAEPIMSKKPLKTLEDFKGLKIRTPSGLTAMLFEKLGAVPVALAGSEIYSALDTNVIDAAEFTTLGENVQMGLHEVTKYVLYPSFHGPIAVVNIGVNMDAWKSLPPDLQVAFEMMVKEADYLYDILSAASDYKALAEIKKKGLQVDNLSPQDMEKAKLLSMEVALEFAKKSELSKEVIDSILNFLRVGDKIK from the coding sequence ATGAGAAGAAGGTGCGTTGTAGTGTTGGCGGTCTGTGCAGCCGTCACGATGCTGTTAGCTCTAATGGTAGGCCCGGTCTCGGCCGCGGACAAGACGTTTAAATGGCGTATGCAGACTTATGCATCATCGGGAACACCCGGGTTCCAGTCTCAGAAGATCGCACTGGAACACTTGAAAAAAGCTACGAACGGAAGACTTGACGTGACGCTTTTTGGGGTTGGTACCCTGGTCGGTCTCAGCGAGATGTTGGAAGCCATCGGGAAGCGGAATTTCGAAGTGGGCCACAATGTGGACGCGTTCTTTGCAGGTAAAGATCCCGGTTTTGCTCCGATCTTTAGCGCCATTGGTCTCTGGACGGACCCGAGGGAAGTTCGGGTATGGATCGAGGCCTTTGGTGGTAAGGAGCTCATGAAAAAGGCTTACGCCAAGTACAATGTTCATTATGCGGGGTCGACACTGATCGGAGCCGAACCGATCATGTCGAAAAAACCGTTGAAGACCCTTGAGGACTTCAAAGGCTTGAAGATTAGAACACCCAGTGGTCTGACGGCCATGCTGTTCGAGAAACTTGGAGCGGTCCCTGTGGCTCTGGCTGGTAGCGAAATATATTCAGCTCTGGATACCAACGTGATTGACGCTGCCGAATTCACCACACTTGGTGAGAATGTTCAAATGGGTCTTCATGAAGTCACCAAGTACGTTCTTTATCCGTCTTTTCACGGTCCTATAGCGGTGGTCAATATCGGCGTCAATATGGATGCCTGGAAAAGTCTGCCACCGGATCTTCAGGTCGCGTTCGAGATGATGGTGAAGGAAGCTGATTACCTGTATGACATACTTTCAGCCGCATCCGACTATAAAGCTCTGGCCGAGATCAAGAAGAAGGGCCTGCAGGTCGACAATCTTTCTCCGCAGGATATGGAAAAAGCCAAGCTTCTTTCGATGGAAGTGGCCCTTGAATTTGCCAAGAAAAGTGAACTGTCAAAAGAGGTCATAGATTCCATTCTCAACTTCCTTCGAGTGGGAGACAAAATCAAGTAG
- a CDS encoding TRAP transporter small permease subunit produces MEKLVSAIDHISECQGKIFSVLLLVVTLQVCYEVLRRYFFGSPTIWGLELTEFLCAIMYIMGGAYASVTDAHIKVDVFSSLWSPKTRALIDVFVTDVVFFLFCGVLVWQSAVWAWEAIASGITTGSMWDPPVWPARGILFLGSVTLFLQGFAKFVRDIQVALGKRSVT; encoded by the coding sequence ATGGAGAAACTTGTCTCGGCAATAGACCACATTAGTGAGTGTCAAGGGAAAATCTTTTCCGTACTCTTGCTCGTGGTGACTCTACAAGTGTGTTACGAGGTTTTGCGGCGGTATTTTTTCGGATCCCCGACAATATGGGGACTTGAACTCACCGAGTTTCTCTGTGCAATCATGTATATCATGGGTGGAGCATATGCCTCTGTAACAGATGCTCACATCAAGGTGGATGTGTTCTCTTCCCTGTGGTCGCCTAAAACGAGGGCACTAATAGACGTGTTCGTCACTGATGTGGTCTTCTTTCTGTTTTGCGGTGTGCTCGTTTGGCAAAGTGCTGTGTGGGCATGGGAAGCAATCGCATCAGGAATTACTACCGGCAGCATGTGGGACCCTCCTGTCTGGCCTGCTCGTGGAATCCTCTTTCTGGGCTCTGTAACTCTCTTTCTGCAGGGTTTTGCCAAGTTCGTCAGAGATATCCAGGTAGCTCTAGGCAAAAGGAGCGTGACATGA
- a CDS encoding TRAP transporter large permease, protein MSPAEITILMFGSFFILLMVGVPLAWTTAALGLFFTYFLWGVGNLNIIVLRIYDVMGSFSLVAIPLFVFMGNILQQSGIAEDLFHAIHVWLGRLKGGLAAATIVLCCILGAMIGTAGADITITGLICLPFMLQRGYDRKMALGAIASGGALGVLIPPSIMFIIYGVTTGQSIGKLFMGGIGPGLLFGGLYIVYILTKCHLNPTAGPPATEDERNMTFREKLGLTRSLLLPILLIIAVMGAIFFGVATPGEASGIGALGALVCAAVRKTLTWGNLKQSLFATMKTVGLIMWIVFGAMVFICTYTLAGGAEFVRESLTALPLGPWGILILMQLILLALGMVLDIIGITVLFAPMFVPVIKELGFDPLWFGVLFNLNLQIAYLSPPFGYSLFYLKGVAPSDVTMTELYKSALPFMLLQVIGMIICMLFPPVITWLPSVMIK, encoded by the coding sequence ATGAGTCCGGCTGAAATCACCATCCTGATGTTCGGTTCCTTCTTTATCCTACTCATGGTCGGAGTGCCACTTGCATGGACCACGGCTGCTCTGGGACTGTTTTTCACCTATTTCCTCTGGGGAGTGGGGAACCTCAATATCATCGTATTGCGCATTTACGATGTCATGGGTAGTTTCAGCCTTGTCGCCATACCTCTATTCGTCTTCATGGGCAACATACTCCAACAGTCTGGAATAGCGGAAGATCTCTTTCATGCGATTCACGTCTGGCTCGGTCGCCTAAAAGGAGGTTTGGCAGCAGCTACTATCGTCCTATGTTGCATCTTGGGAGCGATGATCGGCACCGCCGGAGCGGATATCACTATTACCGGACTCATATGTCTTCCTTTCATGCTTCAGCGCGGATATGACCGTAAGATGGCTCTAGGAGCTATCGCTTCGGGTGGCGCTCTCGGTGTCCTTATTCCGCCGAGCATCATGTTTATCATCTACGGCGTCACCACCGGTCAATCTATCGGCAAACTCTTCATGGGCGGTATCGGACCGGGATTGCTGTTCGGGGGGCTCTATATTGTTTACATTTTGACCAAATGTCATCTGAATCCAACTGCGGGGCCTCCGGCGACAGAAGATGAAAGAAACATGACGTTTCGCGAAAAATTGGGCCTGACCCGATCGTTGTTACTACCGATCCTCCTGATCATTGCAGTAATGGGAGCGATATTTTTCGGAGTAGCCACCCCTGGCGAAGCATCAGGAATAGGTGCACTCGGAGCGTTAGTCTGTGCAGCAGTACGGAAGACGTTGACCTGGGGCAACCTGAAGCAAAGTCTTTTTGCAACTATGAAGACTGTTGGACTGATTATGTGGATCGTATTCGGAGCAATGGTGTTCATCTGCACGTACACGCTTGCCGGCGGCGCCGAATTCGTCAGAGAGAGCTTGACAGCGCTTCCCCTCGGCCCATGGGGAATCCTCATTCTGATGCAACTCATTCTCCTGGCTCTCGGCATGGTTCTGGACATCATTGGAATTACCGTATTGTTTGCTCCCATGTTCGTTCCAGTAATCAAGGAGTTGGGATTCGATCCTTTGTGGTTCGGGGTTCTATTCAATTTGAACTTGCAGATAGCATATCTTTCGCCACCATTCGGCTACTCCCTGTTTTATCTCAAAGGAGTTGCCCCGTCTGACGTTACAATGACAGAGTTGTACAAGTCAGCTCTACCGTTCATGCTTCTGCAAGTGATTGGCATGATAATCTGTATGCTGTTTCCCCCGGTTATCACCTGGTTACCCAGCGTGATGATTAAATAA
- a CDS encoding cupin domain-containing protein, whose protein sequence is MPKPEIEFIDCDLKYEWRPVEGDKYGIMEKILSHDPETGDYTRLLKFPPGTETEETLVHDFWEEVWIVEGSLYDIAKEQTFLAGYYACRPPGMIHGPYRIPYGCVTFEQRYYK, encoded by the coding sequence ATGCCTAAACCCGAAATCGAATTCATCGATTGCGACCTGAAGTACGAGTGGCGCCCCGTGGAAGGGGATAAATATGGCATTATGGAAAAAATCCTGTCCCACGATCCGGAAACCGGCGACTATACTCGTTTGCTAAAATTTCCTCCAGGTACTGAAACCGAAGAAACGCTGGTTCATGATTTCTGGGAAGAAGTTTGGATCGTGGAGGGTTCGTTGTACGATATCGCTAAGGAGCAAACCTTCCTGGCCGGTTATTATGCATGTCGACCCCCGGGAATGATTCATGGACCCTACAGGATTCCTTACGGCTGTGTCACTTTCGAGCAGCGGTATTACAAATGA
- a CDS encoding DUF2848 family protein: MNIVIDVIHGGEAHQWSFEFSRMVNAGYVGRNQDEVRRHIEELAVKGIPGPKKTPTLYPVITRALQTDPLVEVYGAATSGEIEYVLLVENEEKVLVGLGSDHTDRHLEETDIPRAKQICPNIMSKQVWLLSDVEDHWDDLIMRSRAVSEGKEVPYQEGRLGLLMSPRQLMAFIKSEIGPLDNTVIFSGTLGMLTGDFVCGERFLGELVDERLNRRLTLEYEVSKLDYVNLD, translated from the coding sequence TTGAACATAGTAATAGATGTGATCCATGGCGGTGAAGCTCATCAGTGGAGTTTCGAATTCTCACGAATGGTGAATGCCGGATATGTCGGCCGCAACCAGGATGAAGTGAGACGCCATATCGAAGAATTGGCAGTGAAGGGAATACCGGGTCCAAAGAAGACGCCAACTCTCTACCCTGTTATCACCAGAGCACTGCAAACCGATCCGTTGGTGGAGGTTTACGGTGCCGCAACTTCCGGCGAAATTGAATATGTGTTGCTGGTGGAGAATGAAGAAAAAGTCTTGGTAGGGCTCGGTAGCGACCATACAGACAGGCATCTGGAAGAGACGGATATCCCCAGGGCCAAGCAGATCTGCCCAAATATCATGAGCAAGCAAGTCTGGCTACTCTCAGATGTGGAAGATCACTGGGACGATCTCATTATGCGGAGCCGGGCTGTGTCCGAAGGCAAGGAAGTTCCTTATCAGGAAGGTCGCCTTGGGCTACTCATGAGTCCAAGACAGTTGATGGCCTTTATCAAGTCGGAAATAGGTCCCCTGGATAACACAGTTATCTTCTCCGGTACACTGGGCATGCTCACCGGCGACTTCGTTTGCGGTGAACGCTTCCTGGGAGAACTCGTAGATGAACGACTGAACAGGCGTTTAACGCTTGAATATGAAGTCAGCAAGCTTGACTATGTAAATCTGGACTAG
- a CDS encoding carbon-nitrogen family hydrolase, whose translation MKVSSIQMAVVEGNKTATIEKALELIRKEREADLIILPELWNVGFMSFDRYVPEAETKDGPLLNTLKDLAREMQVHLHTGSFVEEDNGRYYNSSYLLSPGGEILANYRKIHLFGFNSKETQILSPGHEVVVADTKLGKLGMATCYDLRFPELFRRMAFMGAELFLVCSAWPYPRLEHWIMLNRVRALENLCFLVSSNSVGPNAGANFMGHSMMVDPMGIILTSGGDEEVTLRYDLELKDVDRHRGSFPAFSDRVDWLNPVGSQ comes from the coding sequence ATGAAGGTCTCATCAATACAGATGGCGGTTGTTGAAGGAAATAAAACCGCCACCATCGAAAAAGCTTTGGAACTGATCCGCAAGGAACGAGAAGCCGATCTCATTATTCTACCTGAACTGTGGAATGTAGGATTTATGAGCTTCGACCGATATGTCCCGGAGGCGGAAACCAAAGACGGACCGTTGTTAAATACGTTGAAAGACCTGGCGAGGGAGATGCAGGTTCATCTCCATACGGGTAGCTTCGTCGAAGAAGATAATGGACGCTACTACAATTCGAGTTATCTCTTATCGCCTGGTGGAGAGATCTTGGCCAACTATCGCAAGATCCATCTCTTCGGTTTTAACTCAAAAGAAACACAGATCCTGAGCCCAGGCCACGAGGTAGTGGTGGCCGATACGAAGCTCGGAAAGCTGGGTATGGCGACATGTTACGACTTGAGATTCCCCGAACTCTTCCGTCGTATGGCTTTCATGGGCGCCGAGCTCTTTCTCGTGTGTTCTGCTTGGCCATACCCACGCCTCGAGCATTGGATAATGTTGAATCGAGTGCGAGCCTTGGAAAACCTTTGCTTTCTCGTCTCATCCAACTCGGTTGGTCCCAATGCAGGAGCAAACTTCATGGGACACAGCATGATGGTGGACCCAATGGGAATAATCCTGACAAGCGGCGGTGACGAGGAAGTCACGCTCAGATACGATCTTGAGTTAAAGGATGTGGACAGGCATAGAGGCAGTTTTCCTGCTTTTTCAGACCGAGTGGATTGGTTGAATCCAGTGGGCTCGCAATAG
- a CDS encoding 4Fe-4S dicluster-binding protein, protein MADLSVQFCGVRIKNPVLAASAEPTLNAGNMNKCIEAGAGGVIAKTMTDSPAMRELTTRSKWRFLDQRHEVCHGKVPRAFSLYGRSGLALETPEEFLPEIRKTLKFAADNDAVVVGSIGSTEISGWVELAKQMEDVGVPLLECNFGCPHPKMMPGVRTGMNVGQDFNYACEITQAVAEAVRIPVMIKVTPQVNDLVGFSGRLLDVGAKAVTLTNRFIGFVPDIESGKPLIWGQAGIGGPWVKPLTLRWIREVYLAYKERVAIAGTNGAYDWRDIVMFVMSGADIVEMCSAVMVYGYEWLGKQVKGLEEWMDAKGYKSLAQMKGIAAEAALPYANMPSEKARVIEDACIGCKRCLDACFYNAMQDGGEKTHVLEENCIGCGGCLSVCPQAGAIEINVV, encoded by the coding sequence ATGGCTGATCTATCAGTCCAATTTTGTGGAGTACGTATCAAGAATCCCGTATTAGCAGCATCCGCCGAACCTACTTTAAATGCCGGCAATATGAACAAGTGCATCGAAGCAGGTGCCGGTGGTGTAATCGCTAAGACAATGACAGACTCACCTGCGATGCGTGAGCTCACAACTCGCTCCAAATGGCGTTTTCTTGACCAACGTCATGAGGTGTGTCATGGCAAAGTTCCGCGAGCGTTCAGTCTATACGGGCGAAGCGGCCTGGCGCTTGAAACCCCGGAGGAGTTTCTGCCGGAAATACGGAAAACACTTAAGTTTGCTGCTGACAATGATGCAGTCGTGGTCGGTAGTATCGGTTCCACCGAGATATCCGGATGGGTCGAACTGGCAAAGCAGATGGAAGACGTAGGCGTACCTCTGCTCGAGTGCAACTTCGGATGCCCTCACCCCAAAATGATGCCCGGAGTCAGAACCGGTATGAATGTAGGCCAGGATTTCAATTATGCCTGCGAGATCACCCAGGCGGTCGCAGAAGCAGTGCGCATACCAGTGATGATCAAGGTGACACCCCAGGTGAACGATCTCGTCGGATTCTCGGGCCGTCTCCTTGATGTAGGGGCGAAAGCGGTCACATTGACGAACCGATTTATCGGATTTGTGCCTGATATTGAGAGCGGAAAGCCACTCATTTGGGGTCAAGCGGGAATCGGCGGACCGTGGGTAAAACCCCTCACCCTTAGATGGATACGAGAAGTCTACCTGGCATACAAGGAGCGAGTGGCTATTGCAGGCACGAACGGCGCGTACGACTGGCGTGACATTGTCATGTTCGTCATGAGTGGAGCGGATATCGTGGAGATGTGCTCTGCCGTCATGGTTTACGGCTATGAGTGGTTGGGCAAGCAGGTCAAGGGGCTCGAAGAATGGATGGATGCTAAAGGATATAAGAGCCTGGCCCAAATGAAGGGAATCGCAGCGGAAGCAGCTTTACCGTATGCGAACATGCCCTCCGAAAAAGCTCGAGTTATCGAAGACGCCTGCATCGGCTGTAAACGCTGTTTGGACGCATGTTTCTATAACGCCATGCA